The sequence AATAATGGTTACCTACGCGAATCGGAATGGCTGAAGGCGTTTGTGCTGCGTAGGAGATGCTAACGCCACGCATAGCCGAGTTCAGAATCTTATCCACATCGTCCGGCGCGCCGATTTTAAATTTAAGCGGTACGGTTTCGATGATGCTGGATGACGATTGCTCGCTTTGAACCGACAGGTAGAAGTCGACATTCTCAAGGAAGCGGTCGCTTTCCAGGTGACCAATATGAAATGAGGGCTTGGGATATGTGAGCGGGATCACAGCATAACGCGCTGAAATCACGGTATCGAGCAGCTCACGGATTTGTACATCCAGCACCAGCAGGCTGTCATGCAAAGTCTCGTGGCGATAGGCAGGAATATCGGCCAGTGTGTAAACCGATGAAAATGTCTGTAATTCACCACAAAATTCAGCAAGGGCGCGATAAAGTTCTTCAGGGTGAAGCGGCTCACACTTAACCAAATGATTGATGCGGGCGAAATTGCGATTCACCGTGTGCAGCAGCCAGAAAGAGGCGATGTCGGTGGTGCCGTATTCCATTACGTTTTTAGCGCGCTCACGGTGAGCGCCTGCGAGTGCCTGGCTTTTAACCAGCAGAATATCCAGTAAGCGGCGCAGATTCTGGCTGAGCTCGGGAATGGCGCTTACCGTTGTGGCGGGCGGGTAAAAGCCTGCACTTAAAGACCACTGGCCAGTGGCGTCTTTTATTAATCGCCCCAGTGGCACCGCTTCGTAACCATCACGGTTTTCTTCTTCCACCATCAGACGAACATCAAGCTCCAGCGTAGTGATATCGGCTTCCAGTGCCTGTGTGTATAAATCGGCTACCCCCTGATGGGCACTGCGATAGCGGGTAGAGCGCGAAGCGGTGTTTTCATTGGTTTGCGTGTTGCCGCCATAGGGTTGCAGCTCGGCAAGACAGGCATAAAGTGTGGTGCTTACCCCTACTTGCGGTAACTCGTTCAGATTACGTGAAAGAGGCAGAGGTTCGGATTGCGGGGCCTGAAACAGGCTGCCATCTCTGAATAAAAGCGAGAGCGAATCAAGGCGGATCTGCCCGCCACGCAGAGCGACTTCATCAATTTGAAATTTTTGCAGGCCCCAGCTATGGCGGCTGAGCAAATTGCGCGTTTCAGCCTGCTGATAATCTTGTAATAAAGACTGCTGCTGGAAGTGCTGTGGGCGAAGGAACATCCCTTCGCCCCATAAAACACGTTTGGCTTTTAACATAGGAAAACACTCCGGCAAGCCGCTGTGCCCTTGCACTAACGGCTAGCCACAATAGGTGGAATTATTTGGTTCTCGGGGCTGGCTTTCTGCTGGCAAAACCGCAGTCTGCCTTAAAGCTTGCTGACTGGCCCGGCACGAGCAGGGCTTTGGGATGAACAACTTGCAGATAGCAATCCTGTGCTTTAAAGCTGAATTCTTTCTCGCTTCGTACATCCTCGGCGCTGACTAGTACCCGCCAGAACTGGGAATCTGGCTTTCTAAAGAAGCCAACTACGCCGATAAATTTAGTTTCTTCGGCGATTTTGTCATCAAGCGTGACGGTTTTTCCTGGCAGCAGTACAAATTCATTTTGTGCAACGAGCGAGCTGCCCAGCAACTCTGCATCGGTTTTGCCGCTGGCGAGCGAGTCAAAAGTCAGACGGTTGAATTCTTCAAGCCCTTTGAGCTGATAGAGCCTGAGCACCAGAGACAGGGGCCTTCCACTGCTGTCCCGGTTGAGTGCAGGTTCTGCTTCACCCTGAATTTTAAAAGGCTTCGGGCCGCTACTGGCACAGGCAGAAAGCAGGAGCAGGCTAGAAATAAGCAATGCCACTTTGGCGTGTTTTTTAAGTGTCTTAATGGGCATCATCTTCGTATTTTTAGGCTAAAAAAAATGGTTAAAAATGGCATCAGGGAAGGGATTAAAAAACAGAGTAACTATCCGCCCAATGTAGGGATATATATCACGAGATAAGGATGTGTGCATGGGGAATAAGCTACATTGGTAAAATCTGGGCATGAGTTATGCTTTTGTTTGGCTTAAATGTAGAATAACGGCTTAGTAAGTATCTGGAGTTTGGGTTTTGTTTGCTATCTTTATGATTTTAATAGTAATATTTTTCGTGTTGGCATGGGTTGGCTGGCGATTTTTTATTGGTGGTGGATCCGTTGGAGTTTTTCAAGCTGAAAATAAGGCAAAACCCGTAAGTTGCCCGGATACAACAGAAAATAAGAGAAAAGATATTGTAAGTATATTACCTGATAAATCAAAGCAAAAAGAATTACTGGTTAATAGATCTTTTTTACATAAAAAGTTGAAATTAGGCCTGTTGCCACTAGCGAGTTTGGTGCTGGTTTTGTGTGTTGTTGGTGTAACACTGCATTTCAATTCCCGGCATGCTATTGCACCATTCTCGCCTAAGGAATACAGCCAGGTTGCTCACATACAGGGGACATTTACCGAAGCCAAGCTTGAGCCGCCTCCTGCTTTACCTCCGGAAGTATTTATCAGTGCAGCCGCTGCAGCTGCCCGCCCCGGCTTAGCTACGGCAAATCGTGACTGGGGCCAGCTAGATCCCCAGTTTGTGCAGACGGTTTTGCAGATTATGAAAAAAATGGCGGAGCGGGGTTACCCTATGGCGCTGCTTGAAGGCTATCGCAGCCCGGAGCGCCAGGATGATTTGATCTCCAAGGCCAATGTAGTGACTAAGGCAAAGGGGGGGCAAAGTAAGCACCAGTACGGTTTGGCGGTTGATTTGGCACCGATGAAAGATGGGAAAATTATTATTTCCGAGCGTGATACATGGGCATTTGCAGCCTATCAGGCTCTGGGGGAGGAGGCCGTTGCAGCGGGGTTGACGTGGGGTGGAGTTTGGTCATTTAAAGACTATGGGCATATCGAAAAAGCGGGCTCTTTGGCCGCCATATTGCGAAATAAGTAATTTTTGCATTTCATTTTGTATGGAGATTCATGTTCATGAAGCATTGGCTGCGTAACGCCAAAGTCACGTCAGCAATCGGGTTTTTGATCCTGATTGCTTTGATCTGGTTTTTAGGTCCATGGTTTGGTCTGAAAACAGCAGAGGTCCGCTTTGGCTGGATCTTCGCTGTCATGTTGCTATGGGTCTTGACTCTCATGGTCGGTAAATTAATTACGAACCGTGCAGGTGGCCTGATCGAAAAAATGCTGCTGAAACAAGCAGATGATGCCGTGATTGGTGCCAGTGTTGATAAACGTGCCGAGGTAAACCTTCTGCGCCAGCGCATGCTGGGTGCAATTGACACTTTAAAAACATCTCAGCTGGGTAAGTCGCGCGGGAATGCTGCACTGTATGAATTGCCCTGGTACATGATTATTGGCCATCCTGCAGCCGGTAAAAGCTCGGCTAT comes from Iodobacter ciconiae and encodes:
- the tssK gene encoding type VI secretion system baseplate subunit TssK; protein product: MLKAKRVLWGEGMFLRPQHFQQQSLLQDYQQAETRNLLSRHSWGLQKFQIDEVALRGGQIRLDSLSLLFRDGSLFQAPQSEPLPLSRNLNELPQVGVSTTLYACLAELQPYGGNTQTNENTASRSTRYRSAHQGVADLYTQALEADITTLELDVRLMVEEENRDGYEAVPLGRLIKDATGQWSLSAGFYPPATTVSAIPELSQNLRRLLDILLVKSQALAGAHRERAKNVMEYGTTDIASFWLLHTVNRNFARINHLVKCEPLHPEELYRALAEFCGELQTFSSVYTLADIPAYRHETLHDSLLVLDVQIRELLDTVISARYAVIPLTYPKPSFHIGHLESDRFLENVDFYLSVQSEQSSSSIIETVPLKFKIGAPDDVDKILNSAMRGVSISYAAQTPSAIPIRVGNHYFAFEPKGDIYQRMLQSRSICIYVPQSLSDLKLELIAVFR
- a CDS encoding M15 family metallopeptidase produces the protein MKLGLLPLASLVLVLCVVGVTLHFNSRHAIAPFSPKEYSQVAHIQGTFTEAKLEPPPALPPEVFISAAAAAARPGLATANRDWGQLDPQFVQTVLQIMKKMAERGYPMALLEGYRSPERQDDLISKANVVTKAKGGQSKHQYGLAVDLAPMKDGKIIISERDTWAFAAYQALGEEAVAAGLTWGGVWSFKDYGHIEKAGSLAAILRNK
- the tssJ gene encoding type VI secretion system lipoprotein TssJ, yielding MMPIKTLKKHAKVALLISSLLLLSACASSGPKPFKIQGEAEPALNRDSSGRPLSLVLRLYQLKGLEEFNRLTFDSLASGKTDAELLGSSLVAQNEFVLLPGKTVTLDDKIAEETKFIGVVGFFRKPDSQFWRVLVSAEDVRSEKEFSFKAQDCYLQVVHPKALLVPGQSASFKADCGFASRKPAPRTK